GAGTCCCCAGCACGCGTCGCTGCTCGGGGTCGTCGAGGAGTCGCGAGAGTTCGGATGCGAAGCCATCGAGCGTCTGAGCGACACGTCCGATTCCGTGCGTCGCGACGATGTGATCGGGGTCGACGGCCGACAGCGTCGGTACGCCATGCGCCCATGCTTCGAGGAACACGTTCGGAAAGCCCTCAGCCTCCGAAGTGTGGACGACCACCGCCGCCTCCCGGTAGAGCGTGCCGACCTGCTGATGCGGAACGTCTCCCAGCACCTCGAGATTCGGGAGCTCGCGGGCCCGCGCCCGTGCCGCATCGAAGGGATCGCGGGTGAGCGGCGGCTCCGGAACGTGGCCGCACATCTTGAAACGGTGCTTCGGAAAGCGCGCGGCCAGCTCGGTGAACCACTCCGGGCGCTTGCGCTCACGGTAGGTCGCGACCCACAGCACGACCGAAGCGCTGCCGGGATCGGTTGCGGTTTCGATGCGTCCGATCGGGCTCTTCACCACCCCCGACTCGAGCCCCCAGACACTCGCGAGCCGCGTGCGCTGAAACTCGGTCTGCACCAGCCGCAGGTCACAGCCCAGCAGTGCGCGGCGGAACCACGCGCGTTCGCGGCCGTGCTCGAGTGCCGGGAAGTCCGGTTCGACGTCGTAGTCGTGGGCGGCGAGCCATGCGAACGCCGCGCCACGTGCATGCGCCACATCGCAGGTCACGCCCGGCAGCAGCCCCGAGCCCTTCATGAAATAGACCTCGGCATTGGCGCGCCACAACGCGGCGACGGTGCTCGTGAGCCGCGGGTGGACGAAGCGCAATACCGGCCATCCGGCGTGCGGGGCGAACGACTTCCAGATCGCGAGCTCGTCTCGCCGTTCCGGTGACGGTTGACCGTAGTCGCAGGTGACGACCGAGACCTCGAATCCGCGCTGCGCGAGACCGAGCGCGAACTGGCGCTGCTG
The sequence above is a segment of the Candidatus Eisenbacteria bacterium genome. Coding sequences within it:
- a CDS encoding glycosyltransferase family 4 protein, with the translated sequence MSTRGRVCLHVPYLYPLLAHGAGGTAGGAEVQQRQFALGLAQRGFEVSVVTCDYGQPSPERRDELAIWKSFAPHAGWPVLRFVHPRLTSTVAALWRANAEVYFMKGSGLLPGVTCDVAHARGAAFAWLAAHDYDVEPDFPALEHGRERAWFRRALLGCDLRLVQTEFQRTRLASVWGLESGVVKSPIGRIETATDPGSASVVLWVATYRERKRPEWFTELAARFPKHRFKMCGHVPEPPLTRDPFDAARARARELPNLEVLGDVPHQQVGTLYREAAVVVHTSEAEGFPNVFLEAWAHGVPTLSAVDPDHIVATHGIGRVAQTLDGFASELSRLLDDPEQRRVLGTRARAYVSEHHDRERILDQLAERFDELIARRRARGRAGDTEPRARARDR